A window of the Nitrospira sp. genome harbors these coding sequences:
- a CDS encoding lipoxygenase family protein, whose translation MSLMTTLQWTIRKGFWNFVAKRKYRRNIPMVVDHPHRTPARLQLIPLVQVYPSIPISDIWIADHPLQDEGRAKRGMLRRLLTRLYPKFFPEELVLRVLAWLYTTTCGPMQPGRPEIPADPYVALDQAYTKGHRRTVIHTSAALTLDPKRTLKPPTLPPELEQFPDLGMLALRGPYAGYLKKVKGSRAQYEWDLRELSSYESYPDLYEPWAHVLFQFHEQDASLKPCRIECQLGTIVPDDPEWPLASRIAVCAATTHTALVRHWTWTHLVGGELFAFATRTKLSDSHPLYRLLWPHLVGTQASNRLATLGQLVPGGDFEAVYSLTYKGLCHLISKSTATFRLGSFDPREDRHHRDMGGRVPTPTLDNCKRLFRIMQAHAYRYFRLYYTDEAIRYDEQIQDWVGELDRLLPNGLGLPPVKLGCASLANVVAKLMYMECVHHEQVGTHCWNYQLWAHTHPVRVYRDNRRVPEDVYQRLVNTNYILNIVRTPLLSDLTNLALEGERMEEAERVFRVFTDRLRAVEHAMEQEPWASWKIYPVQLEVSINA comes from the coding sequence ATGTCGTTGATGACCACATTACAATGGACCATTCGGAAGGGATTCTGGAACTTCGTGGCGAAGAGAAAATATAGACGCAATATCCCGATGGTGGTCGATCATCCTCATCGAACGCCTGCTCGTCTTCAATTGATCCCTTTGGTACAGGTGTATCCGAGCATCCCGATCAGCGATATTTGGATCGCCGATCATCCACTACAAGACGAGGGCCGCGCCAAGCGGGGAATGCTACGGCGATTGTTGACCAGGCTGTATCCGAAATTCTTTCCAGAAGAACTGGTCCTGCGCGTTTTAGCATGGCTCTATACCACCACATGTGGTCCTATGCAGCCGGGCCGCCCCGAGATTCCGGCTGATCCCTATGTCGCCCTGGATCAAGCCTATACCAAAGGACACCGCCGGACGGTGATACACACGTCGGCAGCGTTGACCCTTGATCCGAAGAGAACGCTGAAGCCGCCCACCTTGCCGCCCGAGCTGGAACAGTTCCCGGATCTCGGTATGCTGGCCTTGCGGGGGCCTTATGCCGGTTACTTGAAGAAGGTGAAAGGTTCTCGTGCACAGTACGAGTGGGATTTGCGTGAGCTCTCATCGTACGAGTCATATCCAGACCTCTACGAACCCTGGGCTCACGTGCTGTTCCAATTCCATGAGCAAGACGCCTCGCTCAAACCCTGTCGGATTGAATGTCAACTTGGAACGATTGTCCCGGACGATCCTGAGTGGCCGCTTGCATCGCGCATTGCTGTCTGTGCCGCCACGACCCATACCGCCCTCGTACGGCACTGGACCTGGACCCATTTGGTCGGCGGGGAGCTCTTCGCGTTTGCGACCCGCACAAAACTGAGCGACTCTCATCCGCTTTACCGACTCCTCTGGCCGCACCTGGTCGGGACACAGGCCAGCAACCGGCTGGCGACGTTAGGTCAACTGGTGCCGGGCGGCGATTTTGAAGCAGTCTACAGCTTGACCTACAAAGGCCTCTGTCATTTGATCAGCAAGTCGACCGCAACCTTCCGGTTGGGTAGCTTCGATCCCAGGGAAGACCGGCATCATCGCGACATGGGGGGAAGAGTTCCTACCCCGACACTCGACAATTGCAAGCGCCTGTTTCGAATCATGCAGGCCCATGCGTACCGGTACTTCCGGCTCTACTACACCGACGAGGCGATACGGTACGATGAACAGATACAAGACTGGGTCGGCGAGTTGGACCGATTGCTTCCAAACGGTCTCGGGCTCCCCCCGGTCAAGCTGGGATGTGCCTCGCTCGCCAACGTGGTCGCCAAACTGATGTATATGGAATGCGTGCACCATGAGCAGGTCGGCACGCACTGTTGGAACTATCAATTATGGGCACACACACATCCGGTGCGTGTCTATCGCGACAATCGCCGTGTACCTGAAGACGTCTACCAACGATTGGTCAACACCAACTATATTCTCAATATTGTGCGCACCCCCTTGTTGAGCGATTTGACGAATCTGGCGCTGGAGGGCGAGCGAATGGAAGAAGCGGAGCGAGTCTTTCGAGTCTTTACGGATCGGCTCCGAGCCGTAGAGCATGCGATGGAGCAGGAGCCGTGGGCTTCATGGAAGATCTACCCTGTCCAACTTGAGGTCAGCATTAATGCCTGA
- a CDS encoding ATP-binding protein: protein MPDVSASPLAADALVSDSEEQKELLTLEHTILDRPLMKFRPFGKDEQGQKISDVSGTLVVSAIQHLEHCVEKSSGAAAVQTVEQLCRLLNGRIPDPSYHVTPAFLRKEWNSYSYEFLSYLREFCKQLSGDPQFHYNTGLTTVISPVFRVLGRPFTLAQFSKLALYWTQRYTQGTVECEIADVTNCSMIYRLRFTEHTLKQFGPYLKACAHQVCASTKGRIVAAPSLIHGGPPARVTDRTCIVDGAPWCEWEVRWQHEPRQTFWSAWTFVPGVAAWLYLHYFYPMVSGIEALLLATVPTLAAGMLSESRQRAANRKRESLINEQTQFVEERYTELKDAYLDQEQTRVELRRKVSQLTALHRAGLSFGSTLDREPLVQTVLETLIQDLHYDRAMISFYDPVRRVLHSGRVVGVSDDIAEFVRRRELPVSDPDEFPASALSAGKPVLIRDIKTVWARLHPMNQQLAAWTGTNSVIWVPLKAKDRLLGTLTVDRTAPNSLTDDDLELMETVSSQVAIALDNASAYAQIEELNTGLEAKVQERTAELERADQIRSSFLSHVSHELRTPLTSVKGYVENLLDGLTGPLNSKQQRYLGRISDNLERLIRMITDLLDRTRIETGQLALCPAEVDLERCVAEVIEQLRPLAKEKQQLLTSHYPPSVLIVWVDRDRLIQILTNLVHNAIKFTPTEGRIDVSVFASDRAFATIRVRDTGPGIPEEALAKIFDPFYRTVQKRPQRTEGQGLGLGLSIVKTLVELHSGRITVCSEPGQGSEFSVTLPLIPAAPLAAAHDQPVSKRLLIVDDDPDIRQLLADRLAAEGYETEPAIDGVQALQAMQERRFAGVLLDIGLPQLDGLEVLRQVRRWNQQTPIVVITAAQSKDLAVRAISLGAQAYVLKPFNLSELHHAVRSWFANPSL from the coding sequence ATGCCTGATGTATCGGCAAGCCCGCTTGCTGCCGACGCCCTTGTGTCGGACAGCGAGGAGCAGAAGGAGTTGTTGACTCTGGAGCACACGATCCTCGATCGTCCGCTGATGAAATTTCGGCCGTTTGGGAAGGATGAGCAGGGGCAGAAAATTTCCGACGTGAGCGGAACCCTCGTCGTGTCTGCGATCCAACATCTCGAACATTGTGTGGAAAAATCCAGCGGAGCGGCGGCTGTCCAGACTGTCGAACAGTTATGCCGGCTGCTCAATGGACGTATTCCGGATCCTTCCTACCATGTGACGCCCGCATTTTTGCGAAAAGAATGGAACAGCTATTCCTATGAATTCTTGAGCTATCTGCGGGAATTCTGCAAGCAGCTCTCGGGTGATCCGCAGTTTCATTACAATACCGGCCTGACCACCGTCATTTCCCCGGTGTTTCGAGTTCTGGGGCGCCCGTTTACCCTTGCCCAGTTCTCCAAGCTTGCGTTGTACTGGACCCAACGGTACACGCAGGGGACCGTCGAGTGCGAGATCGCCGACGTCACAAATTGCTCGATGATCTATCGGCTTCGTTTTACCGAGCATACGCTGAAGCAGTTTGGACCGTATCTCAAAGCCTGTGCCCATCAGGTCTGTGCTTCGACCAAGGGACGAATAGTGGCGGCTCCGTCGCTCATTCACGGAGGACCGCCCGCAAGAGTGACGGATCGGACTTGTATCGTCGACGGGGCACCCTGGTGTGAATGGGAGGTACGCTGGCAGCACGAGCCGCGACAAACATTTTGGTCTGCTTGGACTTTCGTGCCGGGAGTCGCGGCGTGGCTGTACCTCCATTATTTCTATCCCATGGTGTCCGGAATCGAGGCGTTGTTGTTGGCGACGGTGCCCACCTTGGCGGCGGGAATGTTGTCCGAATCCCGTCAACGGGCCGCGAATCGCAAACGCGAGTCGTTAATCAACGAGCAAACGCAGTTTGTCGAAGAACGGTACACAGAACTCAAGGACGCGTACCTCGATCAGGAACAGACCCGTGTCGAACTCCGTCGCAAAGTGAGTCAGCTTACCGCGCTCCACCGCGCAGGCCTCTCGTTCGGATCGACGCTCGACCGCGAACCACTAGTGCAGACCGTCCTGGAGACCCTCATCCAGGATCTCCACTACGATCGAGCCATGATCAGCTTTTACGACCCGGTACGTCGGGTTCTTCACAGCGGCAGGGTCGTCGGAGTCTCCGATGACATCGCAGAGTTCGTCCGTCGGCGGGAGCTGCCGGTGTCCGATCCCGACGAATTTCCGGCGTCGGCGCTGAGCGCCGGCAAGCCGGTGCTGATTCGCGACATCAAGACCGTTTGGGCGCGTCTGCATCCGATGAATCAGCAATTGGCTGCATGGACCGGCACGAATTCGGTGATCTGGGTGCCGCTGAAAGCGAAGGACCGTCTGCTCGGCACGCTCACGGTTGACCGTACTGCGCCGAACAGCTTGACGGACGATGACCTGGAATTAATGGAGACGGTCTCCAGCCAGGTGGCCATCGCTCTGGACAACGCCTCGGCGTACGCACAGATTGAGGAGCTGAATACCGGGTTGGAAGCCAAAGTCCAGGAACGGACGGCAGAGTTGGAACGTGCGGACCAGATCAGGTCGAGCTTCTTGTCGCATGTCTCGCATGAGTTACGAACGCCGCTCACGTCGGTGAAGGGCTACGTGGAGAACCTCCTCGATGGGCTGACCGGTCCGTTGAACAGCAAACAGCAACGGTACCTGGGGCGCATCTCCGACAATCTCGAGCGACTGATCAGGATGATCACCGACCTCCTTGACCGAACCCGCATTGAAACGGGCCAGCTTGCCCTCTGCCCGGCGGAGGTGGATTTGGAACGTTGCGTGGCGGAGGTCATCGAACAGCTTCGACCCTTGGCGAAGGAAAAACAGCAGCTGCTGACGAGTCATTATCCACCTTCAGTACTCATTGTCTGGGTCGACCGGGATCGGTTGATCCAAATCCTCACCAACTTGGTGCACAACGCCATCAAATTCACGCCGACGGAGGGACGTATCGACGTGTCGGTGTTCGCCTCCGATAGGGCCTTCGCCACGATTCGCGTCCGCGATACGGGGCCTGGGATTCCCGAGGAGGCATTGGCAAAGATCTTCGATCCGTTCTACCGGACAGTCCAAAAACGACCGCAACGCACCGAAGGGCAAGGGCTCGGTTTAGGCCTCTCTATCGTGAAGACGCTCGTCGAACTCCATAGCGGCCGGATCACTGTATGCAGCGAACCGGGGCAGGGTTCCGAATTTTCCGTGACGCTCCCCCTCATCCCAGCCGCCCCGTTGGCAGCAGCGCATGACCAACCGGTCTCGAAGCGATTGCTGATCGTGGATGACGACCCGGACATTCGACAACTCTTGGCCGATCGCTTGGCCGCCGAGGGCTACGAAACCGAACCGGCGATCGACGGGGTGCAGGCCCTCCAGGCCATGCAGGAACGCCGGTTTGCCGGAGTCCTATTGGACATCGGCCTTCCACAGTTGGATGGACTCGAGGTCCTCCGTCAGGTGCGACGGTGGAACCAACAAACTCCCATCGTCGTGATCACGGCGGCGCAATCGAAGGACCTCGCCGTGCGTGCCATCAGCCTAGGCGCTCAGGCCTATGTGTTGAAGCCGTTCAACCTATCGGAACTCCATCATGCCGTCCGGAGTTGGTTCGCAAACCCTTCTCTATAG
- a CDS encoding biotin-dependent carboxyltransferase family protein has translation MEPVGIRVVTSGWFTTVQDLGRYGYQQYGVTVAGAMDCFAATVANRLVGNSDVAAVLELTLKGPELQFERDAIIAITGADLSPSIDGMGTALWECMEIRRGSRLSFGRPRAGSRTYLAIAGGIDVPLVLGSRSTHCSSETGGLQGRPLKQGDMLRTGRRSRSVGSLIGKRLPSQLLPRYSRSATLRIVPGPQREFFSLGSFATLTDSSYQVAPQSDRMGYRLIGPRMTFTRSAHFITDCTVTGALQIPPDGQPILLMADRQPTGGYPKIAVVISADLPLAAQLAPGHAISFVQCTMAEAQAALRHRRLLLDTALPPQQRSLLS, from the coding sequence ATGGAACCTGTCGGCATCCGAGTCGTGACGAGCGGCTGGTTCACCACGGTCCAAGACCTGGGACGGTACGGCTACCAACAATACGGCGTCACCGTTGCGGGAGCGATGGATTGCTTCGCCGCAACAGTTGCCAATCGCCTCGTGGGAAATTCCGACGTCGCCGCAGTCCTCGAACTCACCCTGAAAGGACCTGAACTCCAGTTTGAGCGAGACGCGATCATCGCCATCACCGGCGCGGATCTCTCGCCGTCTATCGACGGCATGGGCACAGCGCTTTGGGAATGCATGGAAATCCGGCGTGGCAGCCGATTGAGCTTCGGCAGGCCGCGCGCCGGGTCTCGTACGTACCTCGCCATCGCCGGCGGCATCGATGTCCCACTGGTTCTCGGAAGCCGTTCTACCCACTGTTCGAGCGAAACAGGTGGACTTCAGGGAAGACCGTTGAAACAGGGAGACATGCTCCGCACTGGACGACGCAGCCGATCCGTGGGCAGTCTAATCGGGAAACGGTTGCCTTCGCAGTTGCTTCCTCGTTACAGCCGATCGGCGACCCTGCGTATCGTCCCTGGTCCGCAACGAGAGTTCTTCTCGCTCGGGTCGTTCGCGACCCTGACTGACTCCTCCTACCAAGTCGCTCCACAATCCGACCGCATGGGATATCGTTTGATCGGACCGAGGATGACCTTCACGCGATCAGCGCATTTCATTACCGACTGTACCGTGACGGGAGCCTTGCAGATCCCACCGGACGGGCAGCCCATTCTCCTGATGGCCGACCGACAGCCGACCGGCGGATACCCCAAAATCGCCGTCGTCATCTCGGCCGACCTCCCTCTGGCCGCTCAACTGGCGCCTGGTCACGCCATCTCTTTCGTTCAATGCACCATGGCTGAGGCCCAGGCAGCGTTGCGGCATCGCCGCTTGCTGCTCGATACGGCCCTTCCGCCACAACAGCGTTCACTGCTGTCTTAA
- a CDS encoding patatin-like phospholipase family protein, with amino-acid sequence MPTRKVNLALQGGGSHGAFTWGVLDRLLEEEDLEITGISGTSAGAINTVALADGLSRDGKKGGKAALTAMWEAVGRMPGLAALCNPFGIGDRFSFDSSPVYLFFDLMTRMWSPYKLNPFNYHPVRDLLAETIDFERLRRSDTARVFLCATNVRTGRRKVFSNDELSVDAVLASACLPHLFQAVEIDGQSYWDGGYSGNPAIAPLFHETPVDDLIIIGINPLIRPELPWKASEIIDRTTEISFSTALFLELEAVKYVLALPGRDQDGHPLKGRNPRLHEIHAEELREFGASSKLNNELRFLRHLHAIGRRIASEWIDKHLDAVGKESTLAATLTAPSLYDR; translated from the coding sequence ATGCCGACACGCAAAGTCAATTTGGCGCTTCAAGGGGGTGGCTCACATGGCGCCTTTACGTGGGGCGTGCTCGATCGCTTGCTTGAAGAAGAAGATCTTGAGATTACGGGAATCAGCGGGACCAGCGCCGGCGCAATCAACACCGTCGCCCTTGCCGACGGTCTGTCTCGGGACGGCAAGAAAGGCGGCAAAGCCGCGTTGACTGCGATGTGGGAGGCGGTCGGCCGCATGCCCGGGCTTGCCGCATTATGCAATCCGTTCGGCATAGGGGACCGGTTCAGTTTCGATTCCTCACCGGTCTATCTGTTTTTTGATTTGATGACTCGGATGTGGTCACCGTACAAACTCAACCCGTTCAACTATCATCCGGTTCGTGACTTGCTCGCCGAGACGATCGATTTTGAGCGGCTCCGGCGCAGCGATACCGCTCGCGTGTTCCTGTGCGCGACCAATGTCCGAACAGGAAGGCGAAAAGTCTTCAGTAATGATGAACTGTCCGTGGATGCAGTCTTGGCCTCCGCATGCCTGCCGCACCTTTTCCAGGCGGTTGAAATCGATGGTCAGTCCTACTGGGACGGCGGCTATTCCGGGAACCCGGCGATCGCTCCGCTCTTTCACGAGACTCCGGTCGATGATCTGATCATCATCGGCATTAATCCGTTGATTCGACCCGAGCTGCCTTGGAAGGCCAGCGAGATCATCGACAGGACCACTGAGATCAGCTTCAGCACCGCATTATTTTTGGAACTGGAAGCCGTGAAATATGTCCTCGCGTTGCCAGGCAGGGATCAGGATGGTCATCCCTTGAAGGGCCGGAATCCCCGACTGCACGAGATTCATGCCGAAGAGCTGCGCGAGTTCGGCGCATCGAGCAAACTCAACAATGAATTGCGCTTCCTGCGGCACCTCCATGCCATCGGACGGCGGATCGCGTCGGAATGGATCGATAAGCATCTGGATGCCGTAGGGAAGGAGTCGACTTTGGCAGCCACCCTGACTGCACCGTCCTTGTACGACCGCTGA
- the phaC gene encoding class III poly(R)-hydroxyalkanoic acid synthase subunit PhaC — MSLPFYLSPEQTMGELIDLNRKVVTGIERLSHVREKDIKAGISPKEEVYREDNVVLYHYIPMVEKPFPIPVLIVYALVNRPYMVDLQEDRSLVRNLLKLGMDVYLIDWGYPGRGDRWLTLDDHINGYINDCVDVVREWHGLEQINLLGVCQGGTFSLCYTSLYPEKVKNLITMVTPVDFHVQEGVPNLWAGCSTTAHTMDVDALVDAFGNIPGEFMNLGFLMLKPFQLGLGKYLEMIDIMDNDEKLLNFLRMEGWIFDSPDQAGETYRQFMKDFYQGNKLISGNVKIGSKTVNLSQIRAPLLNVYAEQDHLVPPASSIALERYVGTKDYTLRSFPVGHIGMYVSGKVQKDLPPTIEKWLKERAA; from the coding sequence ATGTCGCTTCCGTTCTATCTGAGTCCTGAGCAGACCATGGGTGAACTCATCGACCTGAACCGCAAGGTCGTCACGGGAATCGAGCGCCTAAGCCATGTCCGGGAAAAGGACATCAAGGCCGGGATCAGTCCAAAGGAGGAAGTGTATCGAGAGGACAATGTGGTCTTGTATCACTACATTCCCATGGTGGAGAAGCCGTTCCCCATTCCTGTCCTCATCGTGTATGCCTTGGTCAATCGGCCCTATATGGTCGATCTGCAGGAAGACAGATCCTTGGTCCGCAATCTCCTGAAGCTTGGCATGGACGTCTACCTGATCGATTGGGGCTATCCTGGCCGGGGAGACCGATGGCTGACCCTGGACGACCATATCAATGGGTATATCAACGACTGTGTGGATGTGGTGCGTGAATGGCATGGTTTGGAGCAGATCAATCTTCTGGGAGTCTGTCAGGGAGGCACCTTCAGTCTCTGCTACACCTCGCTCTATCCCGAAAAGGTCAAGAACCTGATCACGATGGTCACCCCGGTGGACTTTCACGTCCAAGAGGGCGTGCCCAATCTCTGGGCCGGATGTAGTACGACAGCCCACACCATGGACGTGGATGCCTTGGTCGATGCCTTCGGCAACATCCCAGGCGAGTTCATGAATCTCGGGTTCCTCATGCTGAAACCCTTTCAGTTGGGCCTGGGGAAATACCTTGAAATGATCGACATCATGGACAACGACGAAAAGTTGCTCAATTTCCTCCGCATGGAGGGATGGATCTTTGACAGTCCGGACCAAGCGGGTGAGACCTATCGACAGTTCATGAAGGACTTCTACCAGGGCAACAAGTTGATCAGCGGCAATGTAAAGATCGGATCAAAAACGGTCAACCTCTCTCAGATCCGGGCGCCGTTGTTGAATGTGTATGCCGAGCAGGATCACCTCGTTCCGCCTGCCTCCTCCATCGCGCTCGAGCGTTATGTAGGAACCAAGGATTATACTCTGCGGTCGTTCCCGGTCGGGCACATCGGCATGTATGTCAGCGGCAAGGTGCAGAAAGACCTCCCTCCCACCATCGAAAAATGGCTAAAAGAACGAGCCGCTTGA
- the phaE gene encoding class III poly(R)-hydroxyalkanoic acid synthase subunit PhaE gives MAKALTEAQKQMWESWMGLMRAAPTPTPVSPALADQWRDTATEAFKGWTTEAEQIAKDVGHRLINSQDCVLRFLELSLNSWNAIAPKVEAGEDWNSVLAKYTERLREQFLLSPQAAQKATQDTNELWGLYLEQWQKLVQPWASSLQQAPWRVGQASTGDGSALVELMHLYGNAYERTFGRLIESPSLGHTRELNEDLIKGFSAWVEYRQASFAYQVQVGETWTHAFEEFMRNLIARTEKGETVESLKQLLFQWIDIIDQVFAKAFRSDQYIQLQGHLLNTAMTYRLREREIVEVFLKTSHVPYRSEMDEAHRRIYHLRREVKELKKELRAIKAQLSTQAKSQPVQG, from the coding sequence ATGGCCAAAGCATTGACCGAAGCTCAAAAGCAAATGTGGGAAAGCTGGATGGGTCTGATGCGGGCGGCACCAACGCCAACGCCGGTGTCGCCTGCCCTGGCCGACCAGTGGCGGGACACTGCGACCGAGGCGTTCAAAGGTTGGACGACCGAAGCTGAGCAAATCGCGAAGGACGTAGGGCACCGACTGATCAACTCTCAAGATTGTGTCCTGCGTTTTCTCGAACTTTCGCTCAACTCATGGAATGCCATCGCTCCCAAGGTTGAAGCCGGCGAGGACTGGAACAGCGTCCTGGCCAAATATACCGAGCGGTTGCGTGAGCAGTTCTTGCTGTCTCCCCAGGCAGCGCAAAAGGCGACCCAAGACACGAATGAGCTCTGGGGCCTCTATCTGGAGCAATGGCAAAAACTCGTCCAGCCCTGGGCGTCGTCCCTACAGCAGGCCCCATGGCGTGTCGGCCAAGCTTCCACCGGGGATGGGTCGGCCCTCGTGGAGCTGATGCATCTCTATGGGAACGCGTACGAGCGCACCTTCGGCCGTCTGATCGAGAGCCCGAGTCTCGGACATACGCGCGAACTGAATGAAGACCTCATTAAAGGATTCTCGGCCTGGGTGGAGTACCGCCAGGCGAGTTTTGCATACCAAGTCCAAGTGGGTGAAACCTGGACGCATGCCTTCGAAGAGTTTATGCGGAACCTGATCGCCCGGACCGAAAAAGGCGAGACCGTTGAGAGCCTGAAGCAACTCCTGTTTCAATGGATCGACATCATTGATCAGGTATTTGCAAAGGCCTTCCGATCCGACCAGTACATTCAGTTGCAGGGGCACTTACTCAACACGGCGATGACCTATCGACTCCGTGAGCGCGAAATCGTCGAAGTCTTTCTAAAAACCAGTCATGTGCCGTACCGAAGCGAGATGGACGAAGCCCACCGCAGAATCTATCATCTCCGCAGAGAAGTGAAGGAACTGAAAAAAGAGCTGCGCGCCATCAAGGCGCAACTTTCCACCCAGGCTAAGAGTCAACCGGTCCAAGGCTAA
- the fabG gene encoding 3-oxoacyl-[acyl-carrier-protein] reductase → MGDALKGRVALVTGAVGGIGQVIASQMAKEGAALALHYLVEPDNVAADFLKGFTQEGYRAKLYKADLAKYAEVTALVETIIKDFGQIDILVNNAGITKDRTLKNMSPDEWEQVIAVDLSSVFYCSKAVINQMLARGYGRIISISSVVGEKGNVGQTNYAAAKAGIIGFTKSLALETAKKGITVNAVAPGFVKTAMTDKIPKEIIEKIVETIPVGRMAEPWEVARAVAFLADEKSSYVTGQVLSVNGGLYM, encoded by the coding sequence ATGGGAGATGCATTGAAGGGTCGAGTGGCGCTGGTGACTGGAGCAGTGGGAGGGATCGGCCAGGTGATCGCGTCCCAGATGGCGAAGGAAGGGGCTGCCCTCGCCCTCCACTACCTTGTCGAACCGGACAACGTGGCGGCAGATTTTCTCAAGGGGTTTACCCAAGAAGGCTATCGAGCAAAGCTCTACAAAGCGGATCTCGCTAAATATGCGGAAGTCACGGCTCTGGTCGAAACGATCATCAAAGACTTCGGCCAGATCGATATTCTTGTCAATAATGCCGGGATCACCAAGGATCGAACCCTCAAGAACATGAGTCCCGACGAGTGGGAGCAGGTGATTGCGGTCGATCTTTCCTCGGTCTTTTACTGCTCCAAGGCGGTGATCAATCAGATGCTCGCCCGTGGGTACGGCCGCATCATCAGCATCAGTTCAGTGGTCGGAGAAAAGGGGAATGTGGGACAGACGAATTATGCGGCGGCCAAGGCCGGGATTATCGGCTTCACCAAATCCCTCGCGCTGGAAACAGCCAAGAAGGGGATCACCGTGAACGCCGTTGCACCGGGGTTCGTGAAGACCGCCATGACGGACAAAATCCCAAAGGAGATCATTGAGAAGATCGTCGAGACGATCCCCGTGGGGCGGATGGCTGAACCATGGGAAGTTGCCCGAGCGGTTGCGTTTCTGGCGGATGAAAAATCTTCCTACGTGACCGGTCAGGTCTTAAGTGTCAACGGGGGCCTGTACATGTGA
- a CDS encoding thiolase family protein, with translation MRQVIIAGAVRTPIGNLNGSLSTVSATELGGRVIGEALRRAHVQPEAVDEVIMGNVLSAGLGQAPARQAAKGAGLADTVCATTVNKVCGSGLKAVMLGCQSIQSGDADVIVAGGMESMSRAPYILERARSGYQVGHGELTDSMIKDGLWDPYGNLSMGACGELCAEKYQLSREEQDNFAVQSYGRALKARQEGWFRGEIMEIEVPGKPKPIVVGDDERLARFDEAKLRKLKPAFKQGGTITAGNASGMNDGAAAMVLLSEERAESMGVVPLARILGYTQKAIAPEWFTIAPIQAISALLSKLRVDAAQIDLYEVNEAFAVVPMAAMKELRIDPARLNVHGGAVALGHPLGATGARMLTTLLYALKRMGLKRGIASPCIGGGEAVAVAVELLS, from the coding sequence GTGCGACAAGTAATCATAGCTGGGGCAGTACGCACGCCGATCGGGAATCTCAACGGGTCGCTGAGCACCGTGAGCGCCACCGAGTTGGGAGGTCGTGTCATCGGGGAAGCGTTGCGGCGGGCCCATGTCCAGCCCGAAGCGGTGGATGAAGTCATTATGGGAAATGTGCTTTCAGCAGGCCTTGGCCAGGCTCCTGCCAGGCAAGCAGCAAAGGGAGCGGGGCTCGCTGATACCGTCTGTGCCACGACGGTGAATAAAGTCTGTGGATCAGGGTTGAAAGCCGTCATGCTGGGTTGCCAGTCGATTCAATCAGGAGACGCCGATGTCATTGTGGCAGGCGGCATGGAAAGTATGAGCCGGGCTCCCTATATCCTGGAGCGGGCCAGGTCCGGATACCAAGTGGGGCATGGAGAACTCACCGACAGCATGATCAAGGATGGACTCTGGGATCCGTACGGGAACCTCTCCATGGGCGCCTGCGGTGAGTTGTGCGCTGAAAAGTATCAACTCTCGCGCGAAGAACAGGACAATTTCGCGGTGCAGAGCTATGGTAGAGCGCTGAAGGCCAGGCAGGAAGGCTGGTTCCGCGGCGAAATCATGGAGATTGAGGTGCCGGGGAAACCGAAGCCCATCGTTGTCGGCGATGATGAACGGCTTGCACGATTCGACGAGGCCAAATTGCGCAAGCTCAAGCCAGCCTTTAAGCAGGGCGGAACCATCACGGCAGGGAATGCCTCCGGCATGAACGATGGCGCGGCCGCCATGGTGCTCCTCTCCGAGGAACGAGCCGAGTCGATGGGTGTGGTCCCACTGGCAAGAATCCTCGGGTACACTCAAAAGGCGATCGCTCCAGAGTGGTTCACCATCGCGCCGATCCAGGCCATTTCGGCCTTGTTGAGCAAGCTGCGAGTCGATGCGGCTCAGATCGATCTCTATGAGGTGAATGAGGCGTTCGCGGTCGTGCCGATGGCCGCCATGAAGGAACTGAGGATCGATCCGGCCCGATTGAACGTCCATGGCGGGGCGGTCGCACTCGGCCATCCCCTCGGCGCGACCGGTGCTCGAATGTTGACCACGTTGCTGTACGCACTGAAGCGGATGGGTCTGAAGCGAGGGATCGCAAGCCCTTGCATCGGCGGCGGAGAGGCGGTCGCCGTGGCGGTCGAACTCTTGAGCTGA